AGGATTTTGTGCATGGGTTGGATTATTCCAGCTAAAGGCGGTACCATCTGCCATTTCAAACTCATCTACCATTTGCTGGATCACATTGTATGCACTGTAGCCATCGTATCCATTAGGACTAAGGTCCCTGCTCACCGTATTATACCTATCTGCCTTCACCAGGCCACTGTACACCCTTCCAAAGATCACTTCAGTATTGAAGAAATCAAGGAAGGTCTTATTATAAGTACCAGTGCCGGCGTTACCATACAAGCTAAACATTTTGCCATTGTAATCAATCACCGCTTTAGCGGCATCCCTTGCATCACGCCATAATTGCTGATCATTGGTTTTGTTGAAATAAGGACTTGCCGCATACAACAGCAAACGGGATTTCAGTGCGAGGGCAGCCCCTGCGGTAGCCCTGCCCTTATTCATATCGCTACTTTGAGATGCAGGCAACAGTTGCACTGCCTGTGCTATGTCTGCCAGGATAAAATCTTTTGTTTCCTGCCAGGTAGCTCTTTTTTCCGTAAAGGTTTTATCTGTCACATCATAGACCTTGGTGATCAGCAGTACACCTCCAAAACGTTTCAGCAATTCAAAGTAAGCCATTGCCCGGAGGAAGTATACTTCTCCTTTCATACGGCGGATAAGACTTTCATTCCCTACAGAATCAACTTTGTTAATGTTTAGGAAGAAGGTATTGCAATAACGGATCGCGGTGTACAAGCTATTCCAGTTGTTCAGCGAACCACTGGTCTGATTATCCGGCGTAGCTTCTCCCCGCACATATACATTCTCATTGGTCCAGTTAAAATTTCCATATAGCTCATCTGTTTGCGCTGCCCATCCATAGCCGGCATCCTTATATGCCAGCACAGCCCTGTCGTAGATGCCATTCACGAAAACTTCCGTAAGTTTGGGATCACCCCATACATCATCTTCAGAATAAGCATTTTTCGGCTTAAGGTCCAGTGTGTCGTTACATGCGCTGAGCAACATGGCTACGGCAAACATGTACATATATAATGTTTTCATTTTTCTATTTGTTATCGTTAGAAACTGAGATTCGCACCGATGTTAACGATCCGCTGTTGCGGATAATAGTAGCCATTATCGTTTGGTATTTCAGGATCATAAGATGGCCCGAACTTATCGATAGAGAACAGGTTGTTTCCGTTCACATAGATCCTGGCGCCCTGTATCTTTGCTCTGCCCAGCCAGGAAGATGGCAGGTTATAACCGATCTCCACATTCTTCAATCGTACAAAGGCAGCATTGCGTAACCAGAAGTCGGAAGCCATTGTATTTACACCGAATGTTCTGCCGGTGGGCCCGCTGAAATTGCGGGGATAAGTATTATCACCTTCTTTCTGCCAGCGGTCCGTGAAAAATTCCCTGGCCAGGTTAAGTCCTGCCGGTGCGAGATAAGATTTGGCCCTTGCCTGCCCCTGGAAGAAAACAGAAACATCAATATTTTTCCAGGTACAATTGAATGCAGTACCAAAGATGATCTCAGGTGTTCTCACCAATGGCATCCTTACCATATCCAGTCCATTGATCTGTTTATCATTGTTGAGGTCCTTGTAACGGATATCGCCGGGAGCAGTTCCTGCAGGATGCGGGCTGTTATCTATTTCCCGTTGGTTCTGGTAAATACCATCTGATTGATAAAGGAACCAGGCATCGATCGGGAGGTTTGTTTTTTGCTGGTAGGAAGGAATATTTTTCGCTTCATCCATATAGATCACTTTGTTCCGTGCGAACGTCATGTTCCCTCTTACAGCATAAGAGAAGTCTTTTCCTGTTCTGTTATTGTAAGATGCTTCCAGCTCAATCCCCCTGTTCAGCACACGGCCCAGGTTCTCTAATGGTAAGGTAAGGCCTGTATAACCGGGAACAGATTCACTGCGTGCAATCAGGATGCCCGTGCGCATAGACCGGAAGTAATCAAGGCTCAGGCCGATCTTCCCATTCAGGAATTGAGATTCTATTGCCAGATCTGTAGTGTTGGCCACCTCCCAGGTGATGTCCCTGTTGGGTGTAGGCCCGAGGTTCAGCGAACTTACCTGTGATGCATTGGGGCCCAGTGAATAACCGAAGCCTGTACCAAACAGGTACGTTTGAATATAGTTGAAAGCACTCACAGCATCGTTACCGGTTTTACCCCAGGATGCTCTCAGCTTAAGATCACTGACGAAAGATGAGCGGAAGAAAGATTCCTGTGAAATACGCCATGCAGCAGACACACCGGGAAAGAAACCATAACGTTTACCTTCGGGGAAATTCTGCGATCCATCATAACGCATATTGTAATCCAGGAGATACTTATTCCTGAAATTATAGGATATACGGCTGATGTAATTGATACGGCCTGATTCTGCTGCGGAGGAATTATTCTGCTGCCCGATGAGGCTGCCCGCAAACAACTCATCCAGGGAATTGCTGAGGAAGTTAGACCTGTAAGCGGTAATGTTATCAGCCTGGCCCTGGAACCTTTCAAAGGCAACAAAAGCATCCAGTGCATGATCATTAAACTTCCTGCTGTAATTCATCCGCAGGTTCAGGAGTTTCTGCCGTACAGAACCCCTTAATTCATTGAGATTGGGGGTGATGGAGGATACTATCCTTGTATAGTCTTTCGTGGAAGGATTATACCTGTATGCAGGTGGTGGTGTTTGTACAAATTGTTTTGTTCTGTTCAGTGTAAGATCGTAAGCATAATAACCATCCAGGGAAAGCCCGTCTGTAATTTTGGAAAGGTCCCAGTTGAAAGAAGCTTTTGTTTGCAGGTAATCATTGGTAAAACGCTGGTAACCGGCATCTCCGTTTGTGATATAGATCATGCTGTTATCAGGCCCGCCACCGATGCCCGGCCCTACATTCCCATTAGGGTATTTCGGCACCAGGTAAGGATAAGCCAGCCACAATTCCCTGAATATACCACCAGCATCGTAACCTGGCTTGGCTGCATTGCGGAACTCATTACGGTATAATACATCTATCCCTACTTTCAAACTGTTTGTTACGGTTACATCTATGTTAGCCCTTGCCTGCGCCTGTTTATAATAAGCGGCGCTTTGTTTGTAAATACCATCCTGATGCTGGTACTGACCGGAGAGATAATACTTTACTTTCTCCGTACCACCGCTGAGCGAAACAACATGATTCTGCTGCATGGCCCATGTTTTCATAATGGCATTCCACCAATTACTGTTAGGATGGCCGAGGGGATCGGAGCCATCTTTGAACAGCTGAATATCTGCATCCGGCCAGGTTTTCTGCTGCCCGCGCAATACATCATACTCGTTTGTAGCCACAGCATATTCATAAGAATTCAACATCTTCGGTACCCTTGTAGGTTGTGTGA
This DNA window, taken from Chitinophaga niabensis, encodes the following:
- a CDS encoding RagB/SusD family nutrient uptake outer membrane protein, translated to MKTLYMYMFAVAMLLSACNDTLDLKPKNAYSEDDVWGDPKLTEVFVNGIYDRAVLAYKDAGYGWAAQTDELYGNFNWTNENVYVRGEATPDNQTSGSLNNWNSLYTAIRYCNTFFLNINKVDSVGNESLIRRMKGEVYFLRAMAYFELLKRFGGVLLITKVYDVTDKTFTEKRATWQETKDFILADIAQAVQLLPASQSSDMNKGRATAGAALALKSRLLLYAASPYFNKTNDQQLWRDARDAAKAVIDYNGKMFSLYGNAGTGTYNKTFLDFFNTEVIFGRVYSGLVKADRYNTVSRDLSPNGYDGYSAYNVIQQMVDEFEMADGTAFSWNNPTHAQNPYANRESRFYADILANNQQFKGRLTQFYEGGDDSPQSPYSPWNASKTRYCMRKMVDEAVDWKKQDFAATQWVVFRLSEMYLNYAEACAALGQYGEARTYLNDLRQLKAGLPAVTAPDAGLMDRIKHERRIELCFEGHRYFDIRRWGIAEVGSEDAKGVVITKQPNGTFTYQQITVEERTWVPSFYFYPIPRTEIQKNPGITQNPSYN
- a CDS encoding SusC/RagA family TonB-linked outer membrane protein, producing the protein MKRTKHNGHPIAFAFQTEYPLKAFILLFLLLCSAVLSSAQNNARVISGKIKNDNGEFIPGATIMEKNSKTGAISDNNGNYSIRVSGNNAILVISATGFTATEIPVGERSSIDITLQNENKELNEIVVIGYGARKKTNLTGAVSAVTGKELQKSPAVNITNSLAGQVPGLIANTRSGEPGNDNAEIFVRGKATLGSTGALVVIDGVPDRSGGFARLNPADIESISVIKDATAAIYGARSANGVILVTTRRGRSGTPVLSFSTNWGFTQPTRVPKMLNSYEYAVATNEYDVLRGQQKTWPDADIQLFKDGSDPLGHPNSNWWNAIMKTWAMQQNHVVSLSGGTEKVKYYLSGQYQHQDGIYKQSAAYYKQAQARANIDVTVTNSLKVGIDVLYRNEFRNAAKPGYDAGGIFRELWLAYPYLVPKYPNGNVGPGIGGGPDNSMIYITNGDAGYQRFTNDYLQTKASFNWDLSKITDGLSLDGYYAYDLTLNRTKQFVQTPPPAYRYNPSTKDYTRIVSSITPNLNELRGSVRQKLLNLRMNYSRKFNDHALDAFVAFERFQGQADNITAYRSNFLSNSLDELFAGSLIGQQNNSSAAESGRINYISRISYNFRNKYLLDYNMRYDGSQNFPEGKRYGFFPGVSAAWRISQESFFRSSFVSDLKLRASWGKTGNDAVSAFNYIQTYLFGTGFGYSLGPNASQVSSLNLGPTPNRDITWEVANTTDLAIESQFLNGKIGLSLDYFRSMRTGILIARSESVPGYTGLTLPLENLGRVLNRGIELEASYNNRTGKDFSYAVRGNMTFARNKVIYMDEAKNIPSYQQKTNLPIDAWFLYQSDGIYQNQREIDNSPHPAGTAPGDIRYKDLNNDKQINGLDMVRMPLVRTPEIIFGTAFNCTWKNIDVSVFFQGQARAKSYLAPAGLNLAREFFTDRWQKEGDNTYPRNFSGPTGRTFGVNTMASDFWLRNAAFVRLKNVEIGYNLPSSWLGRAKIQGARIYVNGNNLFSIDKFGPSYDPEIPNDNGYYYPQQRIVNIGANLSF